In Atribacteraceae bacterium, a single genomic region encodes these proteins:
- a CDS encoding TIGR04013 family B12-binding domain/radical SAM domain-containing protein yields MIPLQRDPWPLLILYSRRHRNSLHALLGALTSDQGATTTPIFLFPTERLLLEELPKYGRSLLVCSLMSVDAQLRRGFFQKVQSVNPRVLIAAGGPHITAGDPATEEGCAWIVRGEGEAAFIEIVRRFQSGDCPERTQVLTGGPVDLNRYPPFPRNRNMIGPIELRRGCPHGCSFCQTSTLFGWTIRERSPEAVFEAVRLLNHLQRAIDLRFVTPNAFGYRSVDGITPNPQAIHEFLLGLRKIIGNQGRIYFGSFPSEVRPDSITPEILTIVRHLTDNHRLVIGAQSGSDRSLARLKRGHTREDVLTGVELARSAGFETIVDFIFGLPEETEEDIRETVETIGRLIQCGAKIHAHAFLPLPGTAYADQPPRPIDQKLRRFLGTLARQGHLFGQWQTQEVLARQLIQN; encoded by the coding sequence ATGATTCCCTTACAGCGCGATCCCTGGCCGTTGCTTATCCTGTACTCCCGAAGGCACAGAAACAGTCTCCATGCTCTCCTGGGGGCGTTAACCAGCGACCAGGGAGCGACGACGACGCCAATTTTTCTTTTTCCAACCGAGCGCCTGCTTCTTGAGGAACTCCCGAAATACGGTCGAAGTCTCCTCGTCTGTTCGCTGATGAGCGTGGACGCGCAACTGCGAAGAGGCTTTTTTCAAAAAGTGCAGTCAGTAAACCCCCGGGTCTTGATCGCTGCCGGGGGGCCGCACATCACTGCGGGTGATCCCGCAACCGAGGAAGGCTGTGCTTGGATTGTCCGGGGAGAAGGCGAAGCGGCGTTCATCGAAATCGTGCGGCGCTTTCAATCTGGGGACTGTCCGGAGAGAACCCAAGTTCTGACCGGTGGACCAGTGGATTTAAACCGCTATCCTCCCTTTCCCCGGAATCGGAACATGATCGGTCCGATCGAGTTAAGGCGGGGATGCCCGCACGGCTGTAGTTTCTGCCAGACCAGTACGCTGTTCGGCTGGACTATCCGAGAACGAAGTCCCGAGGCCGTTTTTGAAGCCGTACGCTTGCTGAATCACCTCCAGCGGGCCATTGATCTACGCTTTGTCACACCCAACGCTTTCGGTTATCGTTCTGTCGACGGGATCACTCCGAATCCGCAGGCCATTCATGAATTTCTTCTCGGTTTGCGCAAGATCATTGGAAACCAGGGGCGGATTTACTTCGGCTCATTTCCTTCCGAAGTGAGACCGGACAGCATCACCCCGGAAATACTCACCATCGTCCGCCATCTGACCGACAACCACCGCCTAGTAATCGGTGCACAAAGCGGCAGCGATCGAAGCCTCGCCCGCCTCAAGCGGGGGCATACCCGGGAAGACGTGTTGACCGGCGTCGAACTGGCTCGGTCAGCCGGTTTTGAAACCATCGTCGATTTCATCTTCGGGTTGCCGGAGGAAACCGAGGAGGACATCCGGGAAACGGTGGAAACCATCGGTCGCCTGATTCAGTGCGGGGCAAAAATTCATGCCCACGCCTTTCTTCCTCTGCCCGGTACGGCTTACGCCGACCAGCCTCCCCGGCCGATCGACCAAAAACTAAGGCGTTTCCTGGGAACCTTGGCCCGCCAGGGTCATCTTTTCGGTCAATGGCAAACCCAGGAAGTCTTGGCCCGCCAATTGATACAGAATTAA
- a CDS encoding aldo/keto reductase gives MNKRVFDGCGWAVGEIGFGAWAIGSGWGKVSEDEALAALRAALEAGVNFIDTADVYGDGRSEKLIGQVLREHGGRIYVATKAGRRLHPHHADGYTEANLNQFVDRSLTNLSVDTIDLLQLHCPPPDVYYRPEIFAILDRMVDAGKIQYYGVSVERVEEGLKAIEYPGVRSVQIIFNMFRYRPAELFFHECRKKNVAIIARVPLASGLLSGKMKRDTVFPDDDHRQFNRYGQRFDRGETFSGVDYETGLRAVDKLRVIKPESFSMTQFALKWILMFPEVTTVIPGAKNKRQAEENALTSQLPPLSEEIMDEVEIIYEELIRDEVHHAW, from the coding sequence GTGAATAAAAGGGTTTTTGACGGATGTGGATGGGCGGTCGGTGAGATAGGTTTTGGCGCCTGGGCCATCGGCTCAGGTTGGGGAAAAGTGAGCGAGGATGAGGCCTTGGCGGCCCTGCGCGCCGCTCTCGAGGCGGGGGTAAATTTTATCGATACCGCTGATGTTTATGGCGACGGACGGAGCGAAAAGCTCATCGGGCAGGTTTTGCGGGAACATGGCGGACGGATTTACGTTGCGACCAAGGCTGGACGGCGCTTGCATCCGCATCACGCCGACGGCTACACGGAGGCGAACCTGAATCAATTTGTCGATCGGAGTCTTACGAACTTGTCCGTAGATACAATCGACCTTCTGCAACTCCATTGCCCGCCGCCGGACGTCTACTACCGGCCGGAGATCTTTGCGATCCTTGACCGTATGGTCGATGCCGGAAAAATTCAGTATTACGGGGTGAGTGTCGAAAGGGTGGAAGAAGGACTCAAGGCCATCGAGTATCCCGGTGTGCGCAGTGTGCAGATTATATTCAACATGTTTCGTTATCGACCCGCCGAGCTGTTTTTCCACGAATGCCGGAAGAAAAACGTTGCTATTATTGCCCGGGTCCCGCTGGCTTCGGGCCTTTTATCCGGGAAAATGAAGCGAGATACGGTCTTTCCCGACGATGATCATCGCCAGTTTAACCGGTACGGTCAGCGGTTTGACCGGGGGGAAACCTTTTCCGGCGTCGATTACGAGACCGGCCTGCGGGCGGTGGACAAACTCAGGGTCATCAAGCCCGAGTCCTTTTCCATGACCCAGTTCGCCCTCAAGTGGATCCTGATGTTTCCCGAAGTGACTACGGTCATACCTGGTGCGAAAAACAAGCGCCAGGCCGAAGAAAACGCTCTGACTTCGCAATTGCCGCCACTCTCGGAAGAGATCATGGACGAAGTGGAGATCATTTATGAAGAACTGATCCGGGACGAGGTACATCATGCATGGTGA